A stretch of DNA from Yoonia sp. BS5-3:
CCAGCTGATCAGCCGTCCGCCCATTCCCCGGAACCCCGATGGCCTTTAGCTGCCAATCACCGTCATTGCGCGTGATCACCGCCATCACGACGCCGGTATGCGCACCCTGATCGGACAGGGTGAAACGGCAAAGTTCGGTCTCGGTGTCATCGTCAAGCACCCGGCAAAAGGCGTTGTCGACCTCATCAAAGCTTTGGCCCTGATAGGAATTCACAAAAAGAACGAGGCTTTCGATTTTCGGATCAAGCTGGGTCAGGTCGACTTTGATCACCTCATCATCGCCGATATCATCACCTGTCAGGTTATCGCC
This window harbors:
- a CDS encoding TerD family protein; this encodes MTLSLSKGQTISLGADTVGLRKLHIGVGWDPVMPNGFLGKLTSPKDIDLDASLITFDAGKKPIGIVYFGQLKSADGAIVHSGDNLTGDDIGDDEVIKVDLTQLDPKIESLVLFVNSYQGQSFDEVDNAFCRVLDDDTETELCRFTLSDQGAHTGVVMAVITRNDGDWQLKAIGVPGNGRTADQLVPDAQQHI